In Methylomonas sp. MK1, the genomic stretch GTGAAATAGGCATTGACGGCTTGGCGATTCAACCAGGCAAAGCCCAGCGCCAGGCCCAGCATGATAATTTTCACCAATAACAGATTGCCGTAACCCGCACCAATAAAGCCTTGGAAGGTGCGGATGTAATACCAAGCCAGCGGTGTGCCGGTAGCTAGTAAAACCACGACGGCGCTGATGCCCACTATCGAGAAACGTTTTAATAATAACGGCCAAACTTCGACAGCGATTAACTTGCGTTTTTTCAGCCCCCATAAAGCCAGGATTTGAAAAATACCGCCCACCCAAGTGGCGGCGGCCATTTGATGAGTGACGGTCAGTGTCATCAACAGACCGCGATCTTCTAAACGACTGGCGCCATGCACCAGCCAAGCTGCAGAGATGACCAGCGGCACGATAATCGCTGTCGATAGCACCCAGGATTGTTTGGAACGAGGGTTACTTTTTAGCGTTTGTCTGATGAACAGGGCCAGGATAAATGCACAAGTCGCTCGCGCCAAACCCGCTTGGAACTGCACGGTTTGGAAAAATGCCGGAAACGGCGATTTCCCCAAGGTCGCCGCCATCAACCAAATCTTCAGGCCGATTTTCGACAATTGAGTGATGATCAGCGCTTTGCTGCCGAAATGGATCAGGTTGACGGTTTTGCTCAGTAAAGCCGAGTTATAGAGCGCTTCTTCATGCCAGGGGCGCAACACGAACAGTCCCCATAGCAAGCCACCGATAGTGATGGAGTAAAACGTGAGATCGACGCCGCCTATCAGTGAGTCTAAATAATTTGCAATGCCTTCCATGAGGATCACTTCGCCTGTTTAACGAAAAAACGCAGCAGGTCTTCGCTGAGATGACCGTCAGCTGCAAATATTTTTAATTTGATTGCATATTCTCCCGGCTCCAGGGCAGGTAGATGCAGCAATACTTGACCGGGTTTTTCGCCTGGTGTGGCAGTAATGGTTTGCATTTTGTCGCCGGCACTGACCAGGAATACTTCCGATAAATCCAACTCCACTTTGGAGTTGAACGATAGCTCCACTTGGCTGGCCAAGTTGACCGGCACCGGGTTGAGTTTTAAAGAGTTATGCGTGACGACTGCGTGGCCGAAAGCGGTGTTACTGGCGATCAGTGCCAATGCGAACAAAGCAGGTTTGAAAAAATTCATATATGGCACCTTATTTTTTGTTTTTCAGAGCGTGGCCAGCCAGGTTTTTACCCAGCGTCCAGATCGAACCGGTGACGTTGTGCGTATCGGCGATGGTTTTCTCCACGGAATTGACAATCCAATCGCGATCTTTTTGAGTCAGTGTCAGGGGAGGTAAAAACTTGACCACGTTCATACCGTGACCGGCCACTTGCGCCAGTACTCGGTGTTCCTTAAATAGCGGGATCAGGATCATTTGGCAGAACAGGCCTTTATTGGCCGCTTCCAGCATGGCCCAGGCGGCCTTTAAACCTAAGCTTTTCGGCGATTGGAACTCGATGGCGATCATCGAGCCTTTACCGCGCGCTTCCTTCAGGAACTCGTATTTTGGCGCCATGGCGTTGATGGTAGCGATGATGTCTTCGCCTACCTTGGCACTGTTTTCGACCAGTTTTTCTTCGTGAACTACATGCAATGCGGACAGGCCAGCAGCCATTGCCATATTGTTTTTCGAGAAGGTCGATCCGTGGACGACGGCTCTATCCATACGGTTGAACACGGTGTCCATGATATGGGTGGTCATGGCGACACCGCCGACCGGGATGAAGCCGCCGGACAAGGCTTTCGCCATCAGAATCATGTCGGGTTTAACCCCCCAATGCTCGATAGCCCAAAACTTGCCGGTGCGGCCTATGCCGGTCTGGATTTCGTCGGCCACGAATAAAGTGCCGTATTTTTTGCACAAGCGTTCCACTTCCGGCAGGTAGTTATCGTCCGGGATATTGACGCCTTTGCCTTGGATGGGCTCGACAATGAAAGCCGCTACGTCTTTGCTGCTCAAAGCTTGTTCCAGTGCCGCCAAATCGTTGAATGGCACTGAGGTGCATTCGGGCAGCAGCGGGCCGAAGCCTTCGCGGAAGATGTGTTCGCCGGTCAGCGACAGTGAGCCCATGGTCAAGCCGTGATAGCCGTGGTCGCAATGCACGATACGCGAACGTTTGGTAGTGTAGCGGGCGAATTTGATCGCCGCTTCTACTGCTTCGGTGCCGGAATTGCAGAAAAACATTTTTTCCAG encodes the following:
- a CDS encoding copper resistance CopC family protein, producing MNFFKPALFALALIASNTAFGHAVVTHNSLKLNPVPVNLASQVELSFNSKVELDLSEVFLVSAGDKMQTITATPGEKPGQVLLHLPALEPGEYAIKLKIFAADGHLSEDLLRFFVKQAK
- a CDS encoding aspartate aminotransferase family protein, producing MSFSIADLFTQHFDEKFDLHERHLNNQMVRVLRTIGYDRNYKKAIGQYLYDEDGNEYLDLLSGFGVFAMGRNHPTIIKALQETLTLELPSLVQMDVSLLSGLLAKEILATCPDNLEKMFFCNSGTEAVEAAIKFARYTTKRSRIVHCDHGYHGLTMGSLSLTGEHIFREGFGPLLPECTSVPFNDLAALEQALSSKDVAAFIVEPIQGKGVNIPDDNYLPEVERLCKKYGTLFVADEIQTGIGRTGKFWAIEHWGVKPDMILMAKALSGGFIPVGGVAMTTHIMDTVFNRMDRAVVHGSTFSKNNMAMAAGLSALHVVHEEKLVENSAKVGEDIIATINAMAPKYEFLKEARGKGSMIAIEFQSPKSLGLKAAWAMLEAANKGLFCQMILIPLFKEHRVLAQVAGHGMNVVKFLPPLTLTQKDRDWIVNSVEKTIADTHNVTGSIWTLGKNLAGHALKNKK